Below is a genomic region from bacterium.
GCGGAATGCTGGAATCGCGGCACGGCGACTTTCATGATCCTCGGTGACACGTGCACGCGCAGCTGTGGCTTTTGCGCCGTCAAAACCGGGAAACCGACATGGCTGGATCTGGAAGAACCCAAACGCGTAGCCGAGTCGGTCCGGAAAATGCATTTACGTCACGCCGTGATCACTTCCGTCAATCGCGACGAATTGCCCGACGGCGGCTCGATGATTTTCGCCAATACGATTCGCGAGATCAATAAAGCCATCCCGTCCTGCCGCGTCGAAGTGCTGATTCCCGATTTCAGAGGCAACGAAGAAGCTCTGAAAAATGTCGTCGACGCGAAGCCGGATATTCTGAACCACAATATTGAAACCGCTCCGCGTTTGTACCAAGTCGTCCGCCCGCAGGCCAATTATCAGCAAAGCCTTGAATTGCTCGGCCGCGCAAAAAAAATGAACATGGCTACGAAAAGCGGCATGATGCTCGGCCTCGGCGAAACGAACGACGAAGTGCTTGAAGTCATGCGCGATTTACGCGAGGTAAATCT
It encodes:
- the lipA gene encoding lipoyl synthase, with the protein product AECWNRGTATFMILGDTCTRSCGFCAVKTGKPTWLDLEEPKRVAESVRKMHLRHAVITSVNRDELPDGGSMIFANTIREINKAIPSCRVEVLIPDFRGNEEALKNVVDAKPDILNHNIETAPRLYQVVRPQANYQQSLELLGRAKKMNMATKSGMMLGLGETNDEVLEVMRDLREVNLDILTLGQYLQPTKEHLPVDRFVHPDDFAMFKTKGLEMGFRVVESGPLVRSSYHADEQSDGVDQYFQDRITSKF